The sequence below is a genomic window from Lolium perenne isolate Kyuss_39 chromosome 4, Kyuss_2.0, whole genome shotgun sequence.
aaggtttctcgcaAATCGTCGATAAGAGAGGCAGCGTGCTTGGTCTTGACCACGATATCATCGATGTAGACTTCGATATTCCTTCCGATCTGTTCTCCAAGACAGGCTTGCATACACCGCTGATAAGTTgctcctgcatttttcaacccgaaagtcataacgttgtaacagaaaacgccgtgcggGGTGATGAATGCAGTTAACTCTTGGTCCTCTTTCTTGAGCTTGATATGGTTATATCCGAAGTATGCATCGAGAAAAGAGAGACGATCACATCCTgttgtggagtcgactatctggtcgatatgaggcagcgggaagtggtccTTAGGGCAATGCTTATTGAgacttgtgtaatcgatacacatgcgaagagTTGTTGTAtctttcttcggcaccatgactggGTTGGCTACCCACTCGGCTTCTTTAAGATCCCGAATGAACCCAGCCTTGCGTAGCCGACTAATTTCTTCCCCGATTGATTTTCTCTTCGGCTCTGAAAACCGGCGCATCGTCTGTTGTACCGGTTTGGCTtttgggtcaacattgagggcgtgctcagcgagttccctgggaatacctggcatgtcggatggttcctatgcaaatatttcccagcgctcacgaaggaactcgatgagcgtgctttcctatgcgacagcaAGATCTGCCGAAGTATTGACTGTCTTTTTCGGGTCAGAGGGATGCACTTGATGTTTCTTTGCTTCCTTTGCGACGTCAAATTCATCTGATCTTGCACTCCGATTATCGGCTGGTGGCTTCGTGTGGTCTGTAATGGCGTCGAgtgcgttgagttcttccttaaCCCCAAACtttgaggcgatcttctggaaaccCATGTCACTGCTGTCTGAATGGGAAAAGCTTCCGTGGATGGTTATTGCTGTCCCattattgcctggcatcttcagcttcagGTATGCGTAATGAGGTACTGCCATGAATTTAGCAAACGctggtctgccgaggatggcgtgatatTGAGATTCCCAATCAACCAGTTCAAATTCAATTTTCTCCCTGAAGTTGCTAGGTGTGCCGAAAACTACATCCAATGATATTTTACCAAGGGAGTAAGCAGGTCGGGTTGGGAtgatgccgtggaatcctgtGTCAGACTCCCTTAGCATGTCAACTGTTAAGCCCATTGctttcattgtgctggcgaacAACAGGTTCAGACCActccctccatccatgaataccttgCTCATGTTGTATCCTCCGATCTGCGCTTCAAGGACTAGGGCAGCGTGACCAGGCCTTGGAACAgccttcgggtgatccgcctTGCTGAAGGATATACTTCGGTCTGACCAGTCGATATATTTGGGTGCGTCGACCATGGCGACTTCTGCATACTTCACCTCTCGTGAAAACTTCTTGACCTCTCTCTTTGAAAAACTGGTTTTATGAATCATGTTAACCTATCCGCGAGACTCCGGAAATACTTCGGCTGGCACGTACTTGTCTACTCCTTCTGGTATGTATGGTTCTGATGGATAATCGTAGGGTGTCGCTCTCCTTTCCATCGAGTAAGCCCTTGCTGCGGCTTAGGCCCTAAGATCGTCGCAGAGCTGCCGAatttcgaggaactgccgacagtttTTGAGCAGATGGCTGGATTTTATGAGGTTATCCCTTGGGTCGATGTAAGAATGCATATAGCACGGTGCTTCAAGTTGCTCCGTAGCCGATAAGTAGGGTGTGCGAAGACAGTTCTTGCTTGGCTGCACGCCGCGATATCCTCTTTCATACTGTCGGGGGCGAATCGCGATCTGCTCCTCTTCTTCGCGACgtgagtcccttcgtcttttcctttgcTCCTCTATGGCGCCGAGGCTGCTTCGACTGCCCTCTCCCGTACTCCAAGGCAGGACTGCCAAAGCCGCTACTGGCGTGGTATCATCTGGAACCGAAGTTCTTGGGCTTGATGCGTTTgaactagggaggcgaagaaactctctggaatcgatgatgaagtgaacaccacTGAAAGTAGTATCCATGTTGTCGCGCGACTCTGTGGAGATCGGATGTGATGCCTCGGCGTGCGACGcgaactcgaaggatccgcaaCGGACTGAATCTCTTGGATCTGATGGCGTTGGTGACTCCAGCACGAACGCTGCAGACGTAACTGgaactgccgatgacctgccttgtgccgacaggcttcccacagacggcgccaattgtcgagggtactcctcggcaatgccctccgtttggggcttagggtagatggaatcttgtaagctgacacgagccatcggttatcaaacaagcggggagagcgatttacccaggttcggggccctcgatgaggtaaaacccttacgtcctgcctgtctgatcttgaataTGAAAatatcaggttacaatggggtgccgaagatttcggctgtgatctcgtgggGAGGCTAAGTTCTACgaggacctagctctggacttatagtggctaaaattgctaagattgcgtgtgtccctcggcagcccatctcctggcccttatataggaggccaggtctcgagagatctgtccgggtatgactaggttacaaaagatcctagttctagactttccttgtattcttcctttattcgtcttgttcttcaaggaacctcCTTCGACACCGgcgtagtggcccatcttgccttcgagtgtcttcatgggcctccagttgggccgtacatgatagggcaatatcagttacccgaagggtaatgcccacgtcaccgctccctccggaaccaaacggtcggaataaaaacatgggtgcgcgcgaccgaataccacccgatccagcaaactgcagGCAGAAAAAAGCACTACTCCATTCGCgagcggagctttccggaactcatctctcaaaccagatcaaagcaaactgacctcCGGAAGATCCTCATCCTCGCatgcgagaaacccgaggaccgccaccaaaaacaaagcaagatcagcagcccccacgccgccaatccctcctgccggatcaccaAGGAAGAGGACAGTGACGCGGATCATGTGTACCGCTGCCGAACCGTTACCGGgggcggaggccgccaccgctccaccgaatcctccatggGTACCGACGGAGAGCCTCAGGCCCCGGACAAGCAGTcgtgccgcccggcttcctccaccggcgctacatcacctcccatggaacgccgccgcggaaaccctcttctccccctcgtcGATTCGACGGAGGggtgccgccaccaccgccagagCAAGGCCGGGACCGGAGCCGAGGCACGGGGGCCAGGGCCGAGGCCAGCACCGGGGTCAAGGCCGCGGCCGGCTGCGGCAGCGGCTGAGGGCGACGGGTGGCTGTGgggcgcgggaggaggaggaggagcctccGCTGCCGTCCGGGAGGGGAGAGGGAGGCGGCGGGTTAGGGTTGGGGAAACAAGAATTCCTTGCCGCAGACATGATGCAAATTGTTGAAACTGTACCAAGTTAGTGGACCTTTCTCGATACATTGAGGCAGTGGAGCGTTGCTTTTGCTCGCTGCCTATTGTGGGTTTCATCAAAAATATTTGTTGGCTAACTAAGGGACTCAGGTCTATGCATTAGAGAGATTCTTTGCTGCTGCTTAAACATAGGCAATTCAGTTAAGCTGAGCGATTTATTTGCTTGACCATGCACGAGAGAGCAGAGATGATGGAGAGGTTCCCTACCCACTCCGAGGTCATGTCTGGAAGGAGAAGATTAGTAAAATTTGTGCAAGCAACATGTCCAAGTTAAACTTAATGTTgtctggtgttttggaacatgggagcatatgctccctctattttgaaattcATCTTACTCACATtctgaatttcaaaaaaattgaaacgaaaaatttgcacgcacatcttcacgtgctacactttcacaaagttgtttcataaaaaatggacttgtcatgtgacatgtgtaaaaaagacaaaactcagtgctaaaaataatgttttttacaagataaattttctcttttttacatagaccacaaaaattattgatttttcgtgaaacttgacgaatgcacatatattatggagatgtacatgtagaattttttgtcaaaaattttcgacaactcgaaatataattttttggtatagggagcatacgcacccgggagccgaattgaatttccgacatGCGTGTTATTTTATACTACCTCGGTTCCATAATATATGTTCTAAGTTTAGATAATACCAAAACCACGAAACTTAGTATAAATCAAAAGAAGTATTTTATTAGTAAAGATTTTATTTTCTCGCAGCAACGTGCGGGCATATCGCTAGTAAACATAAACACCGAAGAACTAACAGTTGAAGACGTACTGATTCCCAGGGATTGAAACAACTGTTATTCAGTTGTGGAGGAGCCAGCTTTATATTTGAACCAGCAGCTATGCCAAAGCTAGAAAGAAGTATACACAACCGACTCAGGCCTTATGTATTTTGGGTTACATAGAAATGTGCCCCTACACTTGTTTTCTCATTAAACATATCACAACACAAGGTACCAAGTACCAACCGAGTTTATAGGAAGCAGTTGATGCATTACTTAATTTGATGCTCGACAAAAAAAATTAAACATTGCTAAACCAACCTTTTATGAATAATGAGAAAATGGTTCCCAAACAAATGAACAGAATTTTATCTCTCCACAGAGAACAAGTGCAAAATACAAATGGCATGCAAATAAGATGGCGCGACCAACAAACTGGTACTTAAATATGGTGACTGATATTTACAAAGGCATGGATCACCATTCACATCTCCATAAGAGCATTTTATTTACTACCAATTCTCCTGTACGATCTTGGCCTTCTCAAATATGAACTTGCCTTCCTTGTACTTCTGCGATTCCTCGTAGGCTCTCTCGTACTTCCAACCGAGCACCTCACGGCAATCACGGCAGTGGATATCGGCGACCGTGTGAAGCCCGGTCATGAGCTGCCTGTCTTCTTTGGCGCCCGTCGTGACGTTCATGGCGTGAGAGAACAGAAACGCGCGTCCATTCCTCCCCTAGAACAGACGACAGAGAAAAGGAGACAGTATTAGTGTTTATCCTCCAAACACGATCAAAATTGAGACGTGACTAACAAGTTTTAAATCTGAATAAACAGCTCATAGCATATCGAGTTATCTACAACTTGTGTCGCAGCCTCCTAGTCTTAGGACTGCTGGTAAAGATCAATGTATTGGTTAACTGAAACTCTGTtattcctcaaaaaaaaaaaaaaaaaaaaactgaaactCTGTTATGTCAGTATCTGCATACTCATACAAACACACATGCTAATTTGCTAAACTCAACCAAAGAAACGTTCTCGGATTGCTGGAGTTATAACCGCAGTTGCTGAACCACTTTCACGTCCCTAGTTGGTGCTAATTTTCAGCACACTATCCCCAACCAATCCAAACATTAAGCTCTGTTCAATCCCAAGCCCCAAACCCCCAAAACTCAGATGGGAGGGTACTTATTCTTGTTCTTCACCTGGAAGGCCTTGGAGATGATGTCGTCGTGGAGGCAGACGTGGTTCCGGCAATGGCAGCAGCTGTACACCCGCGGCCCGACCAATTCCGCCATCACGAGTGACCCTCCCCCTGCAACCAATAAACCGAATCGGGAATCAAGAACTGATTTTCCGCACCACAAAAGGATAAAAAAAAGTACAAACTCCCAGGAACTCAAGAAGAATCCCCAACCCCAGATAAAGAAATCTATACTTACCTACAATTAATTCCGCAATTGATTCAAGAAGTGATGGGAAGAATGGGGAAGAAGACACCACCGCGCCGAGATGGAACAAAAACGAATCGACCAGAGACGCGACAAAGGACAAGAGGGGCCGAGAGGAGAAAGGAGGAGGAGATGACGAACAAAACCAAACTCAGCACGAAACCCGGGCAGGGAGGTTGGTGATGCTGCCTGCGATGGCTCAATCGAACCAGACGGCGTCGCACGCAGGATAGGAAAAAAGAAAAGCTAGTAGTAAAAGAAGGGAGAAAGAGTACAAGACCCAACTGATGTGATGGTAAAACAAAACCCAATTTAGAGCCGGCGGCTGACCTGCCAAGGCAGGAGAGCCACTTGGCGAAAGATTGAAGTGATATTTTGTGCAGGTCATTGAGCCTATCCTAGAGCATCTTCACTCGTTTGGCCTCCCACGCTGAAATCCGG
It includes:
- the LOC127295133 gene encoding protein yippee-like At4g27745 yields the protein MAELVGPRVYSCCHCRNHVCLHDDIISKAFQGRNGRAFLFSHAMNVTTGAKEDRQLMTGLHTVADIHCRDCREVLGWKYERAYEESQKYKEGKFIFEKAKIVQENW